In Candidatus Neomarinimicrobiota bacterium, the DNA window ACCGTCAACAGCTATGGAAGGTCAAGATCCCCTTGGCCCTGCCAGTTATCGTGGCCGGCATCAGGACCGCCGCAGTCACAGGGGTGGGCATTGCGACCCTGTCGGCGTTTATCGGCGCGGGAGGGCTAGGGCAATTCATTAACCGGGGATTGGCCCTTTCCAACACTAACCTCATCCTTCTCGGAGCCATTCCTGCCGCCCTACTTGCTCTGGTTGTGGACCTCTCGATCGCAGCCATGGGGTGGGGCCTAGAACCCCGCAGGCACCGCCATTTACCTCAACGTCTGCGGATACTACTTCAAGGTTTAACGCTCTTACTTCCTTTTTTCATAGGGGTTGCTGGAGTCATTGCCTACATCTCTGGAGGCGCAATGAGGCCTGTATCTGGCCCCACCTCAACAATAGCGGGCCAGGGCCGTGCAGCAAACGTGGTAATCGCATCGAAGAACTTTACCGAGCAACTCATCTTGGGTGAATTAATGGCTCAACTTATCGGGGAACGGACAGAGCTGGCTGTCGAGCGGCGCTTTAACCTCGGGGGCACAATGATCTGTCACGGCGCCATTGTGAACGGAGAAATCGACATCTATGCCGAGTATACGGGAACTGGCCTGACCACGATCTTAAGGCGGGAGGTTGTTTCTGATCCCGACGAGGTGTTCGATGTAGTAGCGCGGGAGTACCGAAATCGCTTCGACATAGAGTGGCTCCAGTCCTTTGGTTTTAATAACACCTATGCCATTACGGTAAGGGAAAGGGATGCCCAAATGCACGGATGGGAGAAGATCTCTGATCTCAAGGCATCCGCTCCAAATCTGCGGGCTGGTTTCACCTCCGAATTCATGGAACGACCT includes these proteins:
- a CDS encoding glycine betaine ABC transporter substrate-binding protein, translating into LWLRTGEHVILTGVSTGAAIILGVPVGILASCVARLRGPLLGAIGILQTIPSLAMLAILLALTGKIGALPAIIALALYALLPIVRNTLTGIQGVSPAALEAACGIGMTDRQQLWKVKIPLALPVIVAGIRTAAVTGVGIATLSAFIGAGGLGQFINRGLALSNTNLILLGAIPAALLALVVDLSIAAMGWGLEPRRHRHLPQRLRILLQGLTLLLPFFIGVAGVIAYISGGAMRPVSGPTSTIAGQGRAANVVIASKNFTEQLILGELMAQLIGERTELAVERRFNLGGTMICHGAIVNGEIDIYAEYTGTGLTTILRREVVSDPDEVFDVVAREYRNRFDIEWLQSFGFNNTYAITVRERDAQMHGWEKISDLKASAPNLRAGFTSEFMERPDGYPGLRKAYGLSFGEVRDLDPALMYEALAKEEVDVICAFATDGRIAAYKLKLLLDNRDFFPPYQAAPIVRKEVLKSHPEIREALAPLSGLLNDATMQGLNYKVDGKKRSPRDAAREFLKSHNLLNED